A window of Cryptomeria japonica chromosome 3, Sugi_1.0, whole genome shotgun sequence contains these coding sequences:
- the LOC131033495 gene encoding ethylene-responsive transcription factor ERN2-like, with the protein MAKEMSITPKKRSSIAYPNTDFQALEMDSSMQDPAFLGRSLGRNRKKYVDIRQRPSGRWVAEIKDTIQKIRMWLGTFDTAEDAARAYDEAACLLRGKNTRTNFWPSPSRHTHGTSALPSRTARILLLRLKDANARNKSMGTDSNSNPHMLSNFDDSEPNCLSNYQFLQSKVKVETESLSSDDNVHVKSSKIGLPSCIESNGEVLGSSLTNMPITPINSMGEENFESKDTDPTGFSHDYLEQGQSNSEELKEQSSNALMDTAESSACTDLCSPTGEGLASVESLSGVEKDMIDGLNFVDSGQMITGYCPFEIAAEIAEPTRSDIPSIFMEDLGEYNCSMLRMRSYERKISASLYAMNGISEYFRYTSEPALDVSKDFEAGNGDGMYQSSEQSETCSSACSSDSADGVEMIWNPWNLSCP; encoded by the coding sequence ATGGCTAAGGAAATGTCAATTACACCCAAGAAAAGATCAAGCATAGCTTATCCTAACACTGATTTCCAAGCATTGGAGATGGATTCATCCATGCAAGACCCAGCATTTTTGGGCAGAAGTTTGGGAAGAAACAGAAAAAAGTATGTGGATATTAGACAGAGGCCATCAGGGAGATGGGTGGCTGAGATTAAGGACACCATTCAAAAGATCAGGATGTGGTTGGGCACATTTGACACAGCAGAGGATGCAGCCAGGGCTTATGATGAGGCAGCCTGCCTTCTGAGAGGCAAAAACACAAGAACCAATTTCTGGCCATCTCCTTCCCGTCATACTCATGGGACCTCTGCCCTGCCCTCCAGAACTGCCAGAATACTCCTCCTCAGGCTCAAGGATGCCAATGCCAGAAACAAGAGTATGGGTACGGACTCTAATTCTAATCCCCATATGCTCTCTAATTTTGATGATTCAGAGCCAAATTGTCTCAGTAATTATCAGTTTCTACAGTCTAAAGTTAAGGTTGAAACTGAGTCTCTCAGCTCTGATGACAATGTTCATGTGAAGAGTTCCAAAATTGGTTTACCCTCTTGCATTGAAAGCAATGGTGAGGTTTTAGGTTCCAGCCTGACCAACATGCCCATTACACCAATTAACTCCATGGGTGAGGAGAATTTTGAAAGTAAAGACACCGACCCAACTGGTTTTTCTCATGATTATCTAGAACAGGGGCAGAGTAATAGTGAAGAACTGAAAGAACAGAGTAGTAATGCGTTGATGGACACAGCTGAAAGTTCTGCTTGTACTGATCTCTGCTCCCCTACTGGAGAGGGGCTTGCATCTGTTGAATCTCTAAGTGGCGTCGAAAAGGACATGATTGACGGATTGAATTTTGTGGATAGTGGGCAAATGATAACTGGGTATTGCCCATTTGAAATTGCTGCAGAAATTGCAGAGCCCACCAGGAGTGACATACCCAGCATTTTCATGGAGGATTTGGGAGAGTATAATTGTTCAATGTTGAGGATGAGAAGTTATGAGAGGAAAATTTCGGCTTCTCTGTATGCAATGAATGGGATCTCTGAGTACTTTCGTTATACCAGTGAGCCTGCACTAGACGTTTCAAAGGATTTCGAGGCTGGCAATGGTGATGGGATGTATCAGAGTTCTGAACAGAGTGAAACGTGTTCGTCGGCCTGTTCTTCTGATTCTGCTGATGGCGTAGAGATGATATGGAATCCATGGAACTTGAGTTGCCCTTGA